One window of Peteryoungia desertarenae genomic DNA carries:
- the rpmI gene encoding 50S ribosomal protein L35, whose product MPKMKTKSSAKKRFKITATGKVLAAGAGKRHGMIKRSNKFIRDARGTMVLAEPDGKKVIKNYLPNGL is encoded by the coding sequence ATGCCCAAGATGAAGACGAAATCCTCCGCCAAGAAGCGGTTCAAGATCACAGCTACCGGCAAGGTTCTGGCAGCTGGCGCTGGCAAGCGTCACGGCATGATCAAGCGGTCCAACAAGTTCATTCGCGATGCCCGCGGCACGATGGTTCTGGCTGAACCGGATGGCAAGAAGGTCATCAAGAACTATCTGCCGAACGGTCTCTGA
- the rplT gene encoding 50S ribosomal protein L20, which yields MARVKRGVTSRAKHNKVFKQAKGFYGRRKNTIRAAKAAVDRSKQYAYRDRKVNKRNFRALWIQRINAAVREFGLTYGRFIDGLNKAGIEVDRKVLSDMAIHEPAAFAKLVEASKKALEYLKDAGTANEFESAVK from the coding sequence ATGGCACGCGTAAAACGGGGCGTCACTTCCCGCGCCAAGCACAACAAGGTATTCAAGCAGGCCAAGGGTTTCTATGGCCGCCGCAAGAACACGATCCGCGCCGCAAAGGCAGCCGTTGATCGTTCCAAGCAGTACGCCTACCGCGACCGCAAGGTGAACAAGCGCAACTTCCGCGCTCTGTGGATCCAGCGTATCAACGCTGCTGTCCGCGAATTCGGCCTGACCTATGGCCGTTTCATCGACGGCCTGAACAAGGCTGGCATCGAAGTTGACCGCAAGGTTCTGTCCGACATGGCAATCCATGAGCCGGCGGCATTCGCGAAGCTCGTAGAGGCTTCGAAGAAGGCTCTGGAATACCTCAAGGACGCCGGTACGGCCAACGAGTTTGAAAGCGCGGTCAAGTAA